A genomic stretch from Malus domestica chromosome 15, GDT2T_hap1 includes:
- the LOC103415467 gene encoding tetraspanin-19-like isoform X2 — MFVELQSSSTAFGSPRNGKLESLSSLLSQLSLSPGMGIAVCLSTLCGHIVAHSVSSFILFIYVLFVFCLLCLEVGVIVSIFFRMDWEVQFAKYIDEDHTPFKKFLRFHLNMCRIIVILILIPQIKATVLGIILWAIGSEPRTEHFNSSDVTNFRYSFLAAPTQSLQDISRHGFRNYEVSSPEFESPPRPSLFSNVQRFFRMRFHRRVTLS; from the exons ATGTTTGTGGAGTTGCAGTCATCATCTACTGCCTTTGGCTCACCAAGAAATGGCAAGTTGGAGTCTCTGAGCTCCCTCCTGTCCCAATTATCCCTCAGCCCTG gtATGGGAATTGCTGTCTGCCTCAGCACCCTTTGCGGTCATATTGTTGCCCATTCCGTCAGCAGTTTTATTctcttcatt TACGTACTCTTCGTCTTCTGTCTTCTTTGCCTTGAAGTTGGAGTGATTGTCTCAATTTTCTTTAGGATGGACTGGGAAGTG CAATTCGCCAAGTACATTGATGAGGATCACACCCCGTTCAAAAAGTTCTTGAGGTTTCATCTAAACATGTGCCGCATCATTGTAATTCTCATTTTGATACCGCAG ATCAAGGCTACCGTGCTGGGAATCATTCTTTGGGCCATTGGTTCTGAGCCGAGGACGGAACATTTCAACTCTTCTGATGTCACAAACTTCAGATACTCATTTCTAGCAGCACCTACACAATCGTTACAAGATATATCAAGACATGGATTCAGAAACTACGAAGTTTCATCACCAGAATTTGAATCTCCACCACGCCCAAGCCTTTTTTCAAATGTACAAAGATTTTTCAGAATGCGTTTTCATAGAAGAGTCACCCTTAGTTAG
- the LOC103424715 gene encoding transcription factor MYB3R-1-like isoform X2, with protein MEGERTNSTPSEGLGDSIQKVRALHGRTSGPTRRSTKGQWTPEEDEILRRAVQRFKGKNWKKIAECFKDRTDVQCLHRWQKVLNPELVKGPWSKEEDEVIIELVKKYGPKKWSTIAQHLPGRIGKQCRERWHNHLNPGINKEAWTQEEELALIRAHQMYGNKWAELTKFLPGRTDNSIKNHWNSSVKKKLDSYLKSGLLTQFQGMPHVGNQNQHMMSSSSRMQSSGDDSGAKGAEVEEISECSQDSTVAGHYLSAPEMANVVPHTREEFGNNDVSRLSNDPSCSPASCSEPYYPSMTIGDANFSVPEIPPELVCSKFLEQNFSHDAGASMGGDFQLNLHELPNISSLECGQESSSMYTHCMRSNESHEGVEAPFQTSTSMGNMAFGSVKSEHMLISDDECCRALFSMNGGCFPSRDFTNCSNIVDLGACTDSVLLQPANLQISETGRPSASQSYQPLNSAVIGTSCSQVVSAHENPLIYAGEPTHLFRVQDQEFVTSLNDGFIYNNESASSPCKSDLVNDSSKLVPVNTFGSGLDAQTCPVDVSSNEQTEQQDDGKEQQDAGALCYEPPRFPSLDIPFFSCDLIQSCNDMQQEYSPLGIRQLMMSSMNCLTPYRLWDSPSREGSPDALLKSAAKTFTGTPSILKKRHRDLLSPLSPLSDRRIDKRLGTDVTSCLARDFSRLDVMFEDTEKKEDSLSPSSDQKRNSDASGENKENKGTCENKVEKGIDSTAMSDDGTAQRDFDDGQSREKGQQFQQTADVDAKSKAQPSGVLVERNTNDLLLNSPDVVGCKAEKPFSSTARTPKEQLRKSFEAPNPGGPSKSFSARQCSSVKTPTICVKKHGILADKCVQSDSTSAPPETDSAGNDVNIESMFGGTPFKRSIESPSAWKSPWFINSFVPGPRVDTEITIEDIGFFMSPGERSYDAIGLMKQISEQTAAAYANAQEVLGNETPESLFRERQKDRDIAGPENKQGSPNQPGSSSLSASNVLVECRTLDFSECGTPGKKGTENVKTSSNAKSFSSPTSYLLKGCR; from the exons ATGGAAGGTGAAAGAACAAATTCTACTCCTTCGGAAGGGCTCGGTGACAGCATTCAGAAAGTTCGAGCTCTCCATGG GAGGACTAGTGGGCCTACAAGGCGTTCTACGAAAGGACAATGGACACCTGAAGag GATGAGATCTTGCGGAGGGCTGTTCAGCGTTTTAAAGGAAAGAATTGGAAAAAAATAG CGGAGTGTTTCAAGGATCGGACTGATGTGCAATGCCTACATAGATGGCAGAAAGTCTTGAATCCCGAACTGGTCAAAGGTCCATGGTCTAAAGAG GAGGATGAAGTTATTATTGAGTTGGTGAAAAAATATGGTCCAAAAAAGTGGTCCACTATTGCACAGCATTTACCTGGACGTATTGGTAAGCAGTGTCGGGAAAG GTGGCATAATCATCTTAATCCTGGCATAAACAAAGAGGCATGGACACAGGAAGAGGAGTTGGCTCTGATACGTGCTCATCAAATGTATGGGAACAAATGGGCAGAGCTAACGAAGTTCTTGCCTGGAAG GACAGACAATTCTATAAAAAATCACTGGAACAGTTCTGTGAAGAAGAAGTTGGATTCTTACTTAAAATCGGGTTTGCTTACACAGTTTCAAGGGATGCCTCATGTTGGAAATCAAAACCAACACATGATGTCATCTTCTTCAAGAATGCAGAGCAGTGGAGATGATAGTGGTGCCAAAGGTGCAGAAGTAGAAGAAATTTCAGAATGCAGTCAAGATTCAACTGTTGCTGGTCACTATCTCTCAGCACCTGAAATGGCCAATGTGGTACCACATACTAGAGAGGAGTTTGGGAATAATGATGTTTCCCGTTTATCGAATGACCCAAGCTGCAGTCCAGCATCTTGTTCAGAACCATACTACCCATCTATGACTATAGGAGATGCCAATTTTTCCGTTCCAGAAATACCTCCTGAATTGGTTTGCTCCAAATTCCTGGAACAAAATTTCTCACATGATGCTGGAGCTTCGATGGGTGGGGATTTCCAGTTAAATTTGCATGAGTTACCTAACATTTCTTCACTAGAATGCGGCCAGGAATCATCAAGCATGTACACTCATTGTATGAGGTCTAATGAGAGCCATGAAGGGGTGGAGGCTCCATTTCAAACTTCAACTTCCATGGGTAACATGGCCTTCGGTTCAGTTAAATCAGAGCACATGTTGATATCTGACGATGAATGCTGTAGGGCATTATTTTCAATGAATGGTGGGTGTTTTCCCTCTAGAGATTTTACAAATTGCTCAAACATAGTTGATTTGGGTGCTTGCACAGATTCAGTACTTCTCCAACCCGCAAACCTCCAAATATCTGAAACTGGCAGACCTTCAGCTTCACAATCATATCAACCCCTGAATTCTGCTGTAATTGGAACTTCTTGCTCTCAAGTAGTTTCTGCTCATGAAAATCCACTGATATATGCTGGAGAACCTACTCATTTATTCAGAGTTCAAGACCAAGAGTTTGTGACAAGTTTAAATGATGGATTTATCTATAATAACGAGTCTGCCAGTTCTCCCTGCAAATCAGATCTGGTTAACGATTCTTCAAAATTAGTCCCTGTAAATACATTTGGTTCGGGATTGGATGCGCAAACTTGTCCTGTGGACGTGAGTTCAAATGAGCAGACAGAACAGCAGGATGATGGAAAAGAACAGCAGGATGCTGGAGCTCTATGTTATGAGCCTCCTCGCTTTCCAAGCTTGGATATTCCATTTTTTAGTTGTGATCTTATACAATCTTGTAATGACATGCAGCAAGAATATAGTCCCCTTGGCATTCGTCAGCTGATGATGTCTTCTATGAATTGCCTCACTCCCTATAGGTTATGGGATTCACCCTCTCGTGAGGGTAGCCCTGATGCCTTGCTAAAAAGTGCTGCTAAAACTTTTACAGGCACACCATCTATTTTGAAGAAACGACACCGAGATTTATTGTCTCCATTGTCGCCATTATCAGATAGAAGAATTGATAAAAGGCTTGGGACTGACGTGACCTCCTGCTTGGCCAGAGATTTTTCACGTCTAGATGTTATGTTTGAAGACActgagaagaaagaagattcCCTTTCTCCATCTTCTGATCAGAAAAGAAATTCTGATGCCTCTGGTGAAAATAAAGAGAATAAGGGTACCTGTGAAAACAAAGTAGAAAAAGGGATTGACAGCACTGCAATGTCAGATGATGGAACTGCACAGAGAGATTTTGATGACGGTCAATCCCGGGAAAAGGGACAGCAGTTCCAACAAACTGCTGATGTTGATGCTAAGAGTAAG GCACAACCTTCTGGAGTACTTGTTGAACGTAACACAAATGATCTGCTACTAAATTCTCCTGATGTAGTTGGATGTAAAGCTGAAAAACCCTTCAGCTCAACTGCTAGAACTCCTAAAGAACAGTTACGTAAAAGCTTTGAAGCCCCCAACCCAGGAGGTCCTTCTAAATCTTTTTCTGCAAGACAATGCTCATCTGTTAAAACCCCCACTATATGCGTAAAGAAGCATGGAATTCTCGCAGATAAATGTGTACAGTCTGATTCTACGTCAGCTCCACCAGAGACTGATAGTGCCGGCAATGATGTCAATATTGAAAGCAT GTTTGGTGGTACTCCTTTTAAGAGAAGTATCGAATCTCCTTCGGCATGGAAATCTCCTTGGTTCATCAACTCCTTTGTCCCCGGCCCTAGAGTTGATACTGAAATTACAATTGAG GATATAGGGTTTTTCATGAGCCCGGGGGAGAGAAGCTACGATGCCATTGGGCTGATGAAACAGATAAGTGAGCAGACTGCTGCTGCCTATGCCAATGCCCAGGAGGTGTTGGGAAATGAAACTCCTGAAAGTTTATTCCGGGAAAGACAGAAAGACCGAGATATTGCGGGCCCTGAGAACAAGCAGGGGTCGCCTAATCAGCCAGGGAGTAGTTCTCTTTCGGCTTCCAATGTTTTG GTGGAGTGTCGCACCCTCGACTTCAGCGAATGCGGGACGCCCGGGAAGAAGGGAACAGAAAACGTAAAGACTTCCTCAAATGCCAAGAGCTTTTCGAGTCCGACTTCATATTTGTTGAAGGGTTGCAGATAA
- the LOC103415467 gene encoding tetraspanin-19-like isoform X1, translating to MVISARCCLSNSMRVLNLFVNVCGVAVIIYCLWLTKKWQVGVSELPPVPIIPQPWFIYTCLGMGIAVCLSTLCGHIVAHSVSSFILFIYVLFVFCLLCLEVGVIVSIFFRMDWEVQFAKYIDEDHTPFKKFLRFHLNMCRIIVILILIPQIKATVLGIILWAIGSEPRTEHFNSSDVTNFRYSFLAAPTQSLQDISRHGFRNYEVSSPEFESPPRPSLFSNVQRFFRMRFHRRVTLS from the exons ATGGTGATCAGTGCAAGGTGTTGCTTGAGCAACTCCATGagagttttgaatttatttgtCAATGTTTGTGGAGTTGCAGTCATCATCTACTGCCTTTGGCTCACCAAGAAATGGCAAGTTGGAGTCTCTGAGCTCCCTCCTGTCCCAATTATCCCTCAGCCCTG gtttatatatacatgtttaggtATGGGAATTGCTGTCTGCCTCAGCACCCTTTGCGGTCATATTGTTGCCCATTCCGTCAGCAGTTTTATTctcttcatt TACGTACTCTTCGTCTTCTGTCTTCTTTGCCTTGAAGTTGGAGTGATTGTCTCAATTTTCTTTAGGATGGACTGGGAAGTG CAATTCGCCAAGTACATTGATGAGGATCACACCCCGTTCAAAAAGTTCTTGAGGTTTCATCTAAACATGTGCCGCATCATTGTAATTCTCATTTTGATACCGCAG ATCAAGGCTACCGTGCTGGGAATCATTCTTTGGGCCATTGGTTCTGAGCCGAGGACGGAACATTTCAACTCTTCTGATGTCACAAACTTCAGATACTCATTTCTAGCAGCACCTACACAATCGTTACAAGATATATCAAGACATGGATTCAGAAACTACGAAGTTTCATCACCAGAATTTGAATCTCCACCACGCCCAAGCCTTTTTTCAAATGTACAAAGATTTTTCAGAATGCGTTTTCATAGAAGAGTCACCCTTAGTTAG
- the LOC103415469 gene encoding aspartate aminotransferase, cytoplasmic, with product MRPQLTSPHAHSSSVSTSSDRRLSALVRHLAAEEDQSSSAMDAHNNSISSSPASAHANSVFAHVVRAPEDPILGVTVAYNKDPSPLKLNLGVGAYRTEEGKPLVLNVVRKAEQLLVNDMSRVKEYLPIVGLADFNKLSAKLILGADSPAIQENRITTVQCLSGTGSLRVGGEFLARHYHERTIYIPLPTWGNHTKVFTLAGLTVKSYRYYDPATRGLNFQGLLEDLSSAPAGAIVLLHACAHNPTGVDPTLEQWEQIRQLVRSRGLLPFFDSAYQGFASGSLDGDAQSVRRFAADGGECLIAQSYAKNMGLYGERVGALSIVCKNADVASKVESQLKLVIRPMYSNPPIHGASIVATILKDRDLFNEWTIELKAMADRIISMRHQLFESLRAKGTPGDWSHIIKQIGMFTFTGLNSEQVAFMTKEYHIYMTSDGRISMAGLSSRTVPHLTEAIHAAVTRAA from the exons ATGCGCCCACAGTTAACATCACCCCACGCCCACAGTTCTTCTGTTTCTACGAGTAGTGATCGGAGGCTGAGCGCTCTGGTACGACACCTCGCTGCCGAAGAAGATCAATCGTCCTCCGCCATGGATGCTCACAACAACTCCATCTCTTCCTCGCCAGCTTCCGCCCACGCCAATTCCGTCTTCGCTCACGTTGTTCGCGCTCCCGAGGATCCAATCCTTggg GTTACTGTTGCGTATAACAAAGATCCAAGCCCTTTGAAGTTGAATTTGGGTGTTGGCGCTTATCGAACCGAG GAGGGAAAACCACTTGTTCTTAATGTGGTGAGAAAAGCAGAACAGCTGCTCGTTAATGATAT GTCTCGCGTTAAGGAATACCTTCCAATCGTTGGACTGGCAGATTTCAATAAGCTGAGCGCTAAGCTGATTCTTGGTGCTGACAG CCCTGCTATTCAAGAGAACCGGATTACTACCGTCCAATGTCTATCGGGAACTGGCTCATTGAGAGTTGGAGGGGAATTTTTGGCAAGGCATTATCATGAA CGCACAATATACATACCCCTGCCGACATGGGGAAACCACACCAAAGTTTTCACTCTGGCAGGGTTGACTGTGAAAAGTTACCGGTATTATGATCCAGCAACTCGTGGCCTCAACTTCCAAG GCCTCTTGGAAGACCTCAGCTCTGCCCCAGCTGGAGCAATTGTACTTCTCCATGCATGTGCTCATAACCCCACTGGTGTTGATCCAACCCTTGAGCAGTGGGAGCAGATCAGACAGCTTGTGAGATCAAGAGGATTATTACCGTTCTTCGACAGTGCTTATCAG GGTTTTGCTAGTGGAAGTTTGGATGGAGATGCACAGTCTGTTCGTAGGTTTGCTGCTGATGGTGGAGAGTGCCTTATTGCTCAAAGTTATGCAAAAAACATGGGTCTGTACGGCGAACGTGTTGGAGCCTTAAGCATT GTCTGCAAGAATGCTGATGTTGCAAGCAAGGTTGAGAGCCAACTGAAGCTTGTGATCAGGCCCATGTACTCGAACCCACCCATTCATGGTGCATCCATTGTAGCCACCATTCTCAAGGATAG GGACTTGTTCAACGAATGGACAATTGAGCTGAAGGCCATGGCCGATCGTATCATCAGCATGCGGCATCAGCTTTTTGAATCCTTGCGTGCTAAGG GCACACCCGGTGACTGGAGCCACATCATCAAGCAAATCGGAATGTTTACCTTCACCGGATTGAACTCCGAGCAagttgccttcatgactaaagAGTACCATATTTACATGACATCCGACGG GAGGATTAGCATGGCGGGTCTGAGCTCAAGAACCGTCCCTCATCTTACAGAGGCAATACATGCCGCTGTTACTCGCGCTGCATAA
- the LOC114821344 gene encoding uncharacterized protein has protein sequence MAAYDYDDAGTYDETSATQRQTSSGAPPSSDLGYDPNFVPDSVKSFVVHLYRHIREKNVYEIHQMYETSFQTLSDRLFKDTPWPSVDAVAHYVDNDHVFCLLYREMWFRHLYARLSPTLKQRIDSWDNYCSLFQVVLHGVVNMQLPNQWLWDMVDEFVYQFQSFCQYRAKMKNKTEQEIALLRQFDQAWNVYGVLNFLQALVEKSMIIQILEQEKEGLEQFTATDGYDYNGGSNVLKVLGYFSMVGLLRVHCLLGDYHTGLKCLQPIDITQQGVFTTVIGSHITTVYHYGFANLMLRRYVEAIREFNKILLYIYKTKQYHQKSPQYEQILKKNEQMYALLAIALSLCPQVKLVEETVNSQLREKYGEKMNRMQRYDDEAFAIYDELFSYACPKFITPSPPSFEEPLVNYNQDAYRLQLKLFLYEVKQQQLLSGVRTFLKVYSSISVGKLASYMEVDESKLRTILLTYKHKTHAVDTEGKVISNADVDFYIDDDLISVVKSKPAKRYGDYFLRQIVKLEGVINDMDRVKLD, from the exons ATGGCAGCATACGACTACGACGACGCAGGCACATACGACGAGACATCGGCGACGCAGCGCCAAACTTCGTCCGGAGCCCCGCCGTCTTCAGACCTCGGATACGACCCCAACTTCGTCCCCGACTCCGTAAAATCCTTCGTCGTCCACCTCTACCGCCACATCCGCGAGAAGAATGTCTATGAGATCCACCAGATGTACGAGACCTCGTTCCAGACCCTCTCCGATCGGCTCTTCAAGGACACCCCCTGGCCCTCCGTCGACGCCGTCGCCCATTACGTCGACAATGACCACGTCTTCTGCCTCCTTTATCGCGAGATGTGGTTCCGCCACCTCTACGCCCGCCTGTCCCCGACGCTGAAGCAGCGAATCGACTCCTGGGATAATTATTGCAGCCTCTTCCAGGTTGTCCTCCATGGCGTCGTTAATATGCAGCTGCCGAACCAGTGGCTTTGGGACATGGTCGACGAGTTCGTCTACCAGTTCCAGAGCTTCTGCCAGTACAGAGCTAAGATGAAGAACAAAACCGAGCAGGAGATTGCTCTGCTCAGGCAATTTGATCAG GCTTGGAATGTGTATGGTGTGCTTAACTTCTTGCAAGCTCTGGTTGAGAAGTCGATGATCATTCAGATTCTCGAGCAAGAGAAGGAAGGGCTCGAGCAGTTTACCGCCACTGATGGGTATGATTATAATGGTGGCAGTAATGTGTTGAAGGTGTTGGGGTATTTCAGCATGGTGGGTTTGCTTCGAGTTCATTGTCTTTTGGGCGATTATCATACCGGTCTGAAGTGCTTGCAGCCCATTGACATTACCCAACAAGGTGTTTTTACCACTGTTATTGGAAGCCACATTACCACCGTTTATCATTATGGTTTCGCCAATCTTATGCTGCGGAG GTATGTGGAAGCGATTCGAGAATTTAATAAGATTCTGTTATACATCTACAAGACCAAGCAGTACCATCAGAAATCTCCACAGTATGAGCAGATTCTGAAGAAGAATGAGCAGATGTATGCCCTGTTGGCAATTGCTCTTTCGCTATGCCCCCAAGTGAAGCTTGTTGAGGAAACTGTGAACTCTCAGTTGCGCGAGAAGTATGGTGAGAAAATGAACAGAATGCAGAGATATGACGATGAAGCCTTTGCTATTTATGATGAGCTCTTCTCCTACGCATGCCCTAAGTTCATTACCCCTTCCCCTCCAAGTTTTGAGGAGCCCCTTGTTAACTACAACCAG GACGCTTATAGACTTCAATTGAAACTGTTCCTTTATGAAGTGAAGCAGCAACAGTTATTATCAGGCGTCAGGACATTCTTAAAAGTCTATTCGTCCATCTCCGTAGGAAAGCTCGCAAGCTACATGGAAGTGGATGAATCCAAGTTGAG GACAATCTTGTTGACATACAAGCACAAGACACATGCTGTTGATACTGAGGGAAAAGTTATCTCCAATGCTGATGTGGATTTCTATATTGACGAT GACTTGATTTCTGTCGTCAAATCAAAACCAGCAAAACGATATGGGGATTACTTCTTGCGACAAATCGTTAAG CTTGAAGGGGTGATCAATGATATGGACAGGGTAAAGCTTGATTGA
- the LOC103424715 gene encoding transcription factor MYB3R-1-like isoform X1 has product MEGERTNSTPSEGLGDSIQKVRALHGRTSGPTRRSTKGQWTPEEDEILRRAVQRFKGKNWKKIAECFKDRTDVQCLHRWQKVLNPELVKGPWSKEEDEVIIELVKKYGPKKWSTIAQHLPGRIGKQCRERWHNHLNPGINKEAWTQEEELALIRAHQMYGNKWAELTKFLPGRTDNSIKNHWNSSVKKKLDSYLKSGLLTQFQGMPHVGNQNQHMMSSSSRMQSSGDDSGAKGAEVEEISECSQDSTVAGHYLSAPEMANVVPHTREEFGNNDVSRLSNDPSCSPASCSEPYYPSMTIGDANFSVPEIPPELVCSKFLEQNFSHDAGASMGGDFQLNLHELPNISSLECGQESSSMYTHCMRSNESHEGVEAPFQTSTSMGNMAFGSVKSEHMLISDDECCRALFSMNGGCFPSRDFTNCSNIVDLGACTDSVLLQPANLQISETGRPSASQSYQPLNSAVIGTSCSQVVSAHENPLIYAGEPTHLFRVQDQEFVTSLNDGFIYNNESASSPCKSDLVNDSSKLVPVNTFGSGLDAQTCPVDVSSNEQTEQQDDGKEQQDAGALCYEPPRFPSLDIPFFSCDLIQSCNDMQQEYSPLGIRQLMMSSMNCLTPYRLWDSPSREGSPDALLKSAAKTFTGTPSILKKRHRDLLSPLSPLSDRRIDKRLGTDVTSCLARDFSRLDVMFEDTEKKEDSLSPSSDQKRNSDASGENKENKGTCENKVEKGIDSTAMSDDGTAQRDFDDGQSREKGQQFQQTADVDAKSKVDVVPTTQSAQPSGVLVERNTNDLLLNSPDVVGCKAEKPFSSTARTPKEQLRKSFEAPNPGGPSKSFSARQCSSVKTPTICVKKHGILADKCVQSDSTSAPPETDSAGNDVNIESMFGGTPFKRSIESPSAWKSPWFINSFVPGPRVDTEITIEDIGFFMSPGERSYDAIGLMKQISEQTAAAYANAQEVLGNETPESLFRERQKDRDIAGPENKQGSPNQPGSSSLSASNVLVECRTLDFSECGTPGKKGTENVKTSSNAKSFSSPTSYLLKGCR; this is encoded by the exons ATGGAAGGTGAAAGAACAAATTCTACTCCTTCGGAAGGGCTCGGTGACAGCATTCAGAAAGTTCGAGCTCTCCATGG GAGGACTAGTGGGCCTACAAGGCGTTCTACGAAAGGACAATGGACACCTGAAGag GATGAGATCTTGCGGAGGGCTGTTCAGCGTTTTAAAGGAAAGAATTGGAAAAAAATAG CGGAGTGTTTCAAGGATCGGACTGATGTGCAATGCCTACATAGATGGCAGAAAGTCTTGAATCCCGAACTGGTCAAAGGTCCATGGTCTAAAGAG GAGGATGAAGTTATTATTGAGTTGGTGAAAAAATATGGTCCAAAAAAGTGGTCCACTATTGCACAGCATTTACCTGGACGTATTGGTAAGCAGTGTCGGGAAAG GTGGCATAATCATCTTAATCCTGGCATAAACAAAGAGGCATGGACACAGGAAGAGGAGTTGGCTCTGATACGTGCTCATCAAATGTATGGGAACAAATGGGCAGAGCTAACGAAGTTCTTGCCTGGAAG GACAGACAATTCTATAAAAAATCACTGGAACAGTTCTGTGAAGAAGAAGTTGGATTCTTACTTAAAATCGGGTTTGCTTACACAGTTTCAAGGGATGCCTCATGTTGGAAATCAAAACCAACACATGATGTCATCTTCTTCAAGAATGCAGAGCAGTGGAGATGATAGTGGTGCCAAAGGTGCAGAAGTAGAAGAAATTTCAGAATGCAGTCAAGATTCAACTGTTGCTGGTCACTATCTCTCAGCACCTGAAATGGCCAATGTGGTACCACATACTAGAGAGGAGTTTGGGAATAATGATGTTTCCCGTTTATCGAATGACCCAAGCTGCAGTCCAGCATCTTGTTCAGAACCATACTACCCATCTATGACTATAGGAGATGCCAATTTTTCCGTTCCAGAAATACCTCCTGAATTGGTTTGCTCCAAATTCCTGGAACAAAATTTCTCACATGATGCTGGAGCTTCGATGGGTGGGGATTTCCAGTTAAATTTGCATGAGTTACCTAACATTTCTTCACTAGAATGCGGCCAGGAATCATCAAGCATGTACACTCATTGTATGAGGTCTAATGAGAGCCATGAAGGGGTGGAGGCTCCATTTCAAACTTCAACTTCCATGGGTAACATGGCCTTCGGTTCAGTTAAATCAGAGCACATGTTGATATCTGACGATGAATGCTGTAGGGCATTATTTTCAATGAATGGTGGGTGTTTTCCCTCTAGAGATTTTACAAATTGCTCAAACATAGTTGATTTGGGTGCTTGCACAGATTCAGTACTTCTCCAACCCGCAAACCTCCAAATATCTGAAACTGGCAGACCTTCAGCTTCACAATCATATCAACCCCTGAATTCTGCTGTAATTGGAACTTCTTGCTCTCAAGTAGTTTCTGCTCATGAAAATCCACTGATATATGCTGGAGAACCTACTCATTTATTCAGAGTTCAAGACCAAGAGTTTGTGACAAGTTTAAATGATGGATTTATCTATAATAACGAGTCTGCCAGTTCTCCCTGCAAATCAGATCTGGTTAACGATTCTTCAAAATTAGTCCCTGTAAATACATTTGGTTCGGGATTGGATGCGCAAACTTGTCCTGTGGACGTGAGTTCAAATGAGCAGACAGAACAGCAGGATGATGGAAAAGAACAGCAGGATGCTGGAGCTCTATGTTATGAGCCTCCTCGCTTTCCAAGCTTGGATATTCCATTTTTTAGTTGTGATCTTATACAATCTTGTAATGACATGCAGCAAGAATATAGTCCCCTTGGCATTCGTCAGCTGATGATGTCTTCTATGAATTGCCTCACTCCCTATAGGTTATGGGATTCACCCTCTCGTGAGGGTAGCCCTGATGCCTTGCTAAAAAGTGCTGCTAAAACTTTTACAGGCACACCATCTATTTTGAAGAAACGACACCGAGATTTATTGTCTCCATTGTCGCCATTATCAGATAGAAGAATTGATAAAAGGCTTGGGACTGACGTGACCTCCTGCTTGGCCAGAGATTTTTCACGTCTAGATGTTATGTTTGAAGACActgagaagaaagaagattcCCTTTCTCCATCTTCTGATCAGAAAAGAAATTCTGATGCCTCTGGTGAAAATAAAGAGAATAAGGGTACCTGTGAAAACAAAGTAGAAAAAGGGATTGACAGCACTGCAATGTCAGATGATGGAACTGCACAGAGAGATTTTGATGACGGTCAATCCCGGGAAAAGGGACAGCAGTTCCAACAAACTGCTGATGTTGATGCTAAGAGTAAGGTTGATGTCGTCCCAACTACACAAAGT GCACAACCTTCTGGAGTACTTGTTGAACGTAACACAAATGATCTGCTACTAAATTCTCCTGATGTAGTTGGATGTAAAGCTGAAAAACCCTTCAGCTCAACTGCTAGAACTCCTAAAGAACAGTTACGTAAAAGCTTTGAAGCCCCCAACCCAGGAGGTCCTTCTAAATCTTTTTCTGCAAGACAATGCTCATCTGTTAAAACCCCCACTATATGCGTAAAGAAGCATGGAATTCTCGCAGATAAATGTGTACAGTCTGATTCTACGTCAGCTCCACCAGAGACTGATAGTGCCGGCAATGATGTCAATATTGAAAGCAT GTTTGGTGGTACTCCTTTTAAGAGAAGTATCGAATCTCCTTCGGCATGGAAATCTCCTTGGTTCATCAACTCCTTTGTCCCCGGCCCTAGAGTTGATACTGAAATTACAATTGAG GATATAGGGTTTTTCATGAGCCCGGGGGAGAGAAGCTACGATGCCATTGGGCTGATGAAACAGATAAGTGAGCAGACTGCTGCTGCCTATGCCAATGCCCAGGAGGTGTTGGGAAATGAAACTCCTGAAAGTTTATTCCGGGAAAGACAGAAAGACCGAGATATTGCGGGCCCTGAGAACAAGCAGGGGTCGCCTAATCAGCCAGGGAGTAGTTCTCTTTCGGCTTCCAATGTTTTG GTGGAGTGTCGCACCCTCGACTTCAGCGAATGCGGGACGCCCGGGAAGAAGGGAACAGAAAACGTAAAGACTTCCTCAAATGCCAAGAGCTTTTCGAGTCCGACTTCATATTTGTTGAAGGGTTGCAGATAA